The proteins below are encoded in one region of Tiliqua scincoides isolate rTilSci1 chromosome 7, rTilSci1.hap2, whole genome shotgun sequence:
- the HMOX1 gene encoding heme oxygenase 1: MAQLSEGMHRDLSEALKECTKDVHEQAENTEFMKSFQRGQVSLREFKLYLASLYYIYCALEEESERNKDNPVYAPVHFPAELYRTAALEQDLQYFYGPSWREDIRCHEATQNYVNRLHHVGQYEPELLVAHAYTRYLGDLSGGQILKKIAQKSLHLPSTGEGLAFFNFPGVTNISKFKQLYRARMNSIPMDSATEERILQEARKSFLLNIEVFEELQRLVSQKQPMENSYFAQPKPELRTRGNKMHSPAPVTDRAQMTHSNILPGAPLLRWTLALFFLAATIAVGMYAM, from the exons ATGGCACAGCTCTCTGAAGG GATGCATCGAGACCTGTCTGAAGCCCTGAAGGAATGCACCAAAGACGTGCATGAACAGGCAGAGAACACGGAGTTCATGAAGAGCTTCCAAAGGGGGCAGGTGTCGCTTCGTGAATTTAAG CTCTATCTAGCATCCTTGTACTACATCTACTGTGCTCTGGAAGAAGAGTCTGAGCGGAACAAAGACAACCCAGTTTACGCCCCTGTACACTTCCCAGCCGAGCTGTACCGCACGGCTGCTCTAGAGCAAGACTTGCAGTACTTCTATGGCCCTTCCTGGAGGGAGGATATTCGCTGTCACGAGGCAACTCAGAACTACGTGAACAGGCTGCATCACGTGGGCCAATATGAACCTGAGCTCCTGGTGGCCCACGCGTACACGCGGTACCTGGGAGATCTGTCTGGAGGCCAGATTCTGAAGAAAATTGCACAGAAATCTCTCCATCTGCCCAGTACTGGAGAAGGACTGGCATTCTTCAATTTCCCTGGAGTCACCAATATTAGCAAGTTCAAGCAGCTTTATCGGGCTAGGATGAACAGCATCCCCATGGACAGTGCTACAGAGGAGAGAATCCTCCAAGAGGCCAGGAAATCGTTCCTGCTCAATATAGAA GTGTTTGAGGAGCTGCAGAGGCTGGTGAGTCAGAAGCAGCCAATGGAGAATAGCTACTTTGCGCAACCAAAACCAGAGCTTCGCACAAGAGGAAACAAAATGCACA GTCCAGCTCCCGTAACGGATCGAGCCCAGATGACACACAGCAACATTCTGCCCGGCGCACCACTCCTGCGTTGGACACTTGCCCTCTTCTTCTTAGCGGCAACCATTGCTGTGGGCATGTATGCCATGTGA